In a genomic window of Sulfitobacter sp. THAF37:
- a CDS encoding 4Fe-4S binding protein: MKVLGKITAVLLAGLLWCAGIAAAQDGPLPRDVLEPYIVPPMSLGERINDKGVWQLLNSGGAEAGYVFETEPMAPLPGFSGASINMLVVLDLDGRFLDVQLISHNEPIFVSGLPEKLFYDYFKQYRGHSISDTLVVGSPYGGAAEGSALVYLDGVTKGTASVRIAHESILAATLQVAREKMSGVSTGPPAYPDRDYRETLSWDDLVAEGIATRKIVSNAEVDAAFAGTLWEDDDPEAKEAPEAPYLDLWVIDIGAPSIARAVLSDGAFEELQNFLEISDTDEPVLLIETGRHGLVTEDFVRNTSPDLISAEQGGFPIAFRDSDIYVDLNDDLPEALHDGAALILRTDRRLGFDPTSEWTLKIDALREHGSFQPEIGSVTLTSTHRVPERFYSRPEVIKPAPPWVEALRNRAVDLVALTVFLAGLIGLLLFGMNRLAGHRFFTPFRLGVLAVVLGFIGWWGQGQLSIATPLAVARTALDGGSLAFLLYDPFSLLIWAVTIVGFVLWGRGLFCGWLCPFGAMQEFAHHLGRLLRLPVIKPRGVWDARLKLLKYGVLAGLVVLLFGAPAALDKAIEVEPFKTAITTYFVREWYYVAYAVALLLFSMVLFKGFCRYLCPLGAVMAIGGLIRGRDWIARRADCGSPCQLCRVKCNYGAIKKTGEIQYSECFQCLDCVAIHDDPARCVPLVLAAKGRGRELAAE; the protein is encoded by the coding sequence ATGAAGGTCTTGGGAAAGATAACCGCGGTGCTGCTGGCGGGGCTGCTATGGTGCGCGGGCATCGCTGCCGCGCAGGATGGTCCCTTGCCGCGCGACGTTCTGGAACCCTATATCGTACCGCCCATGAGCCTGGGCGAACGGATCAATGACAAGGGTGTCTGGCAGTTGCTGAATTCAGGGGGCGCCGAGGCGGGCTATGTCTTTGAGACCGAGCCGATGGCGCCGCTCCCGGGTTTTTCCGGGGCTTCGATCAACATGCTGGTGGTGCTTGATCTCGATGGCAGGTTTCTTGACGTCCAGCTGATTTCGCATAACGAACCGATCTTTGTCTCGGGTCTGCCGGAGAAGTTGTTCTATGACTACTTCAAGCAATACCGCGGACATTCTATTTCCGACACGCTGGTCGTGGGGTCGCCCTATGGCGGTGCTGCCGAAGGATCGGCGCTGGTCTATCTCGACGGAGTGACAAAGGGCACGGCATCTGTTCGGATCGCGCACGAAAGCATTCTGGCCGCGACACTGCAGGTCGCACGCGAAAAAATGAGCGGTGTTTCCACCGGTCCGCCTGCCTATCCCGACCGCGACTACCGGGAGACGCTGAGCTGGGACGATCTGGTGGCCGAGGGCATTGCCACACGCAAGATTGTGAGCAATGCCGAAGTTGACGCAGCCTTTGCGGGCACGTTGTGGGAAGACGACGATCCAGAGGCGAAAGAGGCGCCAGAGGCACCTTACCTCGATCTATGGGTGATCGACATCGGCGCGCCCTCGATCGCGCGGGCGGTGCTGAGCGATGGCGCGTTCGAAGAGTTGCAGAACTTTCTGGAGATTTCCGACACCGACGAACCCGTGCTGCTGATCGAGACGGGCCGACACGGGCTGGTGACCGAAGATTTCGTGCGCAACACATCACCCGACCTGATCAGCGCCGAACAGGGGGGGTTTCCCATCGCCTTTCGGGACAGCGATATTTATGTCGACCTGAACGACGATCTGCCCGAAGCCTTGCATGACGGCGCCGCGCTGATCCTGCGGACGGACCGGCGGCTGGGATTCGATCCGACATCGGAATGGACGCTCAAGATAGACGCGCTGCGCGAACACGGAAGCTTTCAGCCTGAGATAGGCTCGGTCACCCTGACCTCCACCCACCGTGTGCCAGAGCGGTTCTATTCCCGTCCGGAGGTCATCAAGCCCGCCCCGCCCTGGGTCGAAGCGCTGCGCAATCGCGCGGTTGATCTGGTTGCGCTGACGGTGTTCCTTGCGGGGCTCATTGGGCTACTGCTGTTCGGCATGAACCGGCTGGCGGGGCATCGGTTCTTCACACCGTTCCGGTTGGGGGTGTTGGCGGTGGTGCTGGGTTTCATCGGCTGGTGGGGGCAGGGACAACTTTCCATCGCGACACCCCTTGCCGTGGCACGGACCGCGCTGGACGGCGGCAGTCTTGCCTTCCTGCTTTACGATCCGTTCTCATTGCTGATCTGGGCGGTGACGATTGTGGGTTTTGTGCTGTGGGGCAGGGGGCTGTTTTGCGGTTGGCTGTGCCCGTTCGGGGCGATGCAGGAATTTGCCCATCATCTGGGCCGGTTGCTGCGCCTGCCGGTGATCAAACCGCGGGGCGTCTGGGATGCGCGGCTGAAGCTGTTGAAGTATGGGGTGTTGGCCGGTCTGGTGGTGCTGCTGTTCGGCGCGCCCGCCGCGCTTGACAAGGCGATCGAGGTGGAACCGTTCAAGACCGCCATAACCACTTATTTCGTGCGCGAATGGTATTACGTGGCCTATGCGGTGGCGTTGCTGCTGTTCTCAATGGTGCTGTTCAAGGGCTTCTGCCGTTATCTGTGCCCGCTGGGAGCCGTGATGGCGATCGGTGGGCTGATCCGTGGCCGCGACTGGATCGCGCGCAGGGCAGACTGCGGGTCGCCCTGCCAGTTGTGCCGGGTCAAATGCAACTACGGGGCGATCAAGAAGACCGGGGAAATCCAGTATTCGGAGTGTTTCCAATGCCTTGATTGCGTGGCTATCCATGATGATCCCGCCCGTTGCGTGCCGCTGGTGCTGGCCGCCAAAGGGCGTGGACGGGAGTTGGCGGCAGAATGA
- a CDS encoding ABC transporter permease, whose product MNRTPADIKAVSLSLVGFAALWWIAAWLGDDPAVLPDPAEVWQIFLKETASGVLPHHFTATLLRVAAAFLLALGIGIVLGIAMGANARVNRWLSTWVVLLLNIPALVVIVLCYLWIGLNEVAAITAVALNKTAMVAVSLREGMHALDPKVRDMAQVFRMAPLTRLRYIILPQLWPYFAASVRNGLAIIWKIVLVVEFLGRSNGIGFQIHLYFQLFETGYVLAYALSFVAFMLLLEVTLISTIETRATRWRLGTAARKS is encoded by the coding sequence ATGAACCGCACGCCCGCCGATATCAAAGCAGTGAGCCTGTCGCTGGTCGGCTTCGCCGCCCTGTGGTGGATTGCGGCGTGGCTTGGGGATGACCCCGCCGTGCTGCCTGACCCGGCAGAAGTCTGGCAGATCTTTCTGAAGGAAACCGCGTCCGGGGTTCTGCCGCATCATTTCACCGCCACCCTTCTGCGCGTCGCAGCGGCGTTCTTGCTGGCCTTGGGCATTGGCATCGTCCTCGGGATCGCAATGGGGGCCAACGCCCGGGTCAACCGATGGCTGTCAACCTGGGTCGTGCTTCTGTTGAACATCCCGGCGTTGGTGGTGATCGTGCTTTGCTACCTGTGGATCGGCCTTAACGAGGTGGCCGCAATCACAGCGGTCGCACTGAACAAGACAGCGATGGTCGCCGTATCCCTGCGGGAGGGGATGCATGCGCTGGATCCGAAAGTGCGCGACATGGCGCAGGTTTTCCGAATGGCGCCCCTGACGCGGCTGCGCTACATCATCCTGCCGCAACTCTGGCCCTACTTCGCGGCCTCGGTGCGCAACGGGCTGGCAATCATATGGAAAATCGTGCTGGTGGTGGAATTCCTGGGTCGCAGCAATGGCATCGGCTTTCAGATCCACCTCTATTTCCAACTTTTCGAGACCGGTTACGTGCTGGCCTATGCGCTTAGCTTCGTGGCCTTCATGCTCCTTCTCGAAGTGACCCTGATCAGCACGATAGAAACCCGCGCCACCCGCTGGCGACTGGGGACCGCAGCACGGAAGAGCTAG
- a CDS encoding VWA domain-containing protein, translated as MVFSGVWVRTVSAAAALSLVAAPLVADCTEDAMIVFDGSGSMAETGFNQIGEPRIFDARRAMRSVMPQIAPNRRIGLIIYGPGAATEVCSGIDLKFAPRPDAASSIIDAIEGLQPEGRTALTDAVGLAARTLDHTRKPATIVLVTDGKETCGGQPCRLATEIAAEGVATTVHVIGFKVRGEHFGWDSQGVSGYNKTISIAECLATETGGEYVDAETVDELVAAMERTLGCALLY; from the coding sequence TCGTTGCGGATTGTACAGAGGATGCGATGATCGTCTTTGACGGATCCGGGTCGATGGCCGAGACCGGGTTCAACCAGATCGGGGAACCGCGCATCTTTGATGCCCGCCGTGCGATGCGTTCGGTCATGCCGCAGATTGCCCCGAACCGGCGGATCGGGCTCATCATTTACGGGCCGGGCGCGGCGACGGAGGTCTGTTCCGGCATAGACCTGAAGTTTGCCCCTCGTCCGGATGCCGCGTCATCCATCATTGATGCCATCGAAGGGTTGCAGCCCGAGGGCAGGACCGCCCTGACCGACGCGGTCGGCCTCGCGGCGCGAACCCTAGATCACACCCGCAAACCGGCAACCATCGTGCTGGTGACCGACGGCAAGGAAACCTGCGGCGGACAGCCCTGCAGGCTTGCAACCGAAATTGCCGCCGAGGGTGTGGCGACCACGGTGCATGTGATCGGTTTCAAGGTGCGGGGCGAACATTTCGGTTGGGACAGCCAGGGCGTGAGCGGCTACAACAAGACGATCAGTATCGCTGAATGCCTCGCCACCGAAACCGGCGGGGAATATGTGGACGCAGAGACTGTGGATGAACTTGTCGCCGCGATGGAACGCACCCTGGGCTGTGCGCTGCTTTACTAG
- a CDS encoding FAD:protein FMN transferase codes for MNRRRFLTISAAFAATPALGHSHSWQGRAFGAEVAITLFGPDEAVQAALHRTQRIVREMEQRFSLFLPSSELVRLNRQGHLRPSAPLRRLFGLADTAHRMTGGLFDPTVQPVWRAMAAGDDPEGAFDLVGWGRLSFDMDRIRLAPGQALTFNGIAQGFATDAVADALARAGFQNALVNIGEYRATGGDWRLGVEDPQYGLLATRRLNRGAIATSSPLATPLGGGGHIVHPTRQPRWSTVSVEADSAAMADALSTALVLADMPLIRQVRQAAGVRRVTLVDWQGDLTSL; via the coding sequence ATGAACCGCAGGCGTTTTCTGACCATTTCCGCAGCCTTCGCCGCGACACCGGCGCTTGGCCATTCGCATAGTTGGCAGGGCCGGGCATTTGGCGCCGAGGTGGCGATCACGTTGTTCGGGCCCGATGAGGCTGTGCAAGCGGCGCTGCATCGGACGCAGCGGATCGTGAGGGAGATGGAGCAGCGCTTTTCCCTGTTCCTGCCCAGCTCAGAACTGGTTCGCCTGAACCGGCAAGGGCATCTGCGGCCTTCGGCACCTTTAAGGAGGCTTTTCGGCCTGGCTGATACGGCGCACCGGATGACCGGAGGTCTGTTCGATCCGACGGTGCAACCGGTATGGCGCGCCATGGCCGCGGGCGACGATCCGGAGGGTGCATTCGATCTGGTCGGCTGGGGCCGGCTTTCATTCGACATGGACAGGATCCGTCTGGCACCGGGACAAGCTCTCACCTTCAACGGGATCGCGCAAGGCTTCGCAACAGATGCCGTGGCGGATGCACTGGCACGTGCAGGATTCCAGAACGCCCTGGTCAACATCGGTGAATATCGCGCCACCGGCGGCGACTGGCGCCTGGGCGTGGAAGACCCGCAGTATGGCTTGCTGGCGACGCGCAGGCTGAACCGGGGTGCCATTGCAACCTCAAGCCCGCTGGCAACCCCCCTTGGGGGCGGCGGTCACATCGTGCACCCCACACGACAGCCGCGCTGGTCTACCGTTTCCGTGGAGGCGGACAGCGCCGCAATGGCCGACGCATTGTCCACCGCGTTGGTGCTGGCGGATATGCCCCTGATCCGGCAGGTTCGTCAGGCGGCGGGTGTGCGGCGCGTCACGCTCGTCGACTGGCAAGGCGATCTGACCTCTCTCTGA
- a CDS encoding ABC transporter substrate-binding protein, whose product MAIATLTPALLCAETSLTVGYLTIAQPRPPTLSNLDPVPEDSGLAGARTGLEDNRTTGKFLGQTYELITAAVAEGEDPLPVAREMLGVTPYLVIDASAAEMLGIADLPEARGALLFNVSAGDPDLRSGDCRANVLHTGASDAMRTDALAQLLVQKRWTDLVMIVGTHAADQSYAEAMRRSLTKFGLRLKGEKSWVFDADMRRNAAQEVPLFTQDFGDYDALILADEVHDFGRYVLYNTWAARPVVGSEGLSAVSWSPVIEQWGAAQLQSRFTERNGREMNAQDYAAWAALRTLGEAVTRTNASDVDTLRGYILSDEFELAGFKGRPLTYRDWNGQLRQPIAVAHPRALVAQAPLEGFLHRVNEMDSLGLDRPESTCEVFE is encoded by the coding sequence ATGGCGATAGCAACGCTAACTCCGGCTCTCCTTTGCGCAGAGACGAGCCTGACGGTTGGCTATCTGACGATCGCCCAGCCAAGGCCGCCAACTCTGTCGAATCTCGATCCGGTTCCCGAGGACAGCGGCCTTGCAGGCGCACGCACCGGGTTGGAGGACAACCGGACCACCGGCAAGTTTCTGGGCCAGACCTATGAGCTGATCACCGCTGCCGTGGCCGAGGGAGAGGACCCTTTGCCGGTCGCGCGCGAGATGTTGGGGGTTACGCCCTATCTGGTGATAGATGCCAGCGCCGCGGAAATGCTGGGCATTGCCGATCTGCCCGAAGCGCGCGGGGCGCTGCTGTTCAATGTATCTGCCGGTGATCCCGATCTTCGCAGTGGCGATTGCCGCGCCAATGTGCTTCATACCGGTGCCTCGGACGCGATGCGCACCGATGCGCTGGCGCAGCTCTTGGTTCAGAAACGCTGGACGGATCTGGTGATGATCGTCGGCACCCATGCCGCCGACCAGAGCTATGCCGAGGCGATGCGGCGGTCCCTGACCAAGTTCGGGCTTCGTCTGAAAGGCGAAAAGTCGTGGGTCTTTGACGCCGACATGCGGCGCAACGCGGCACAGGAGGTGCCGCTGTTTACCCAGGACTTTGGCGATTACGATGCGCTGATCCTGGCCGACGAAGTCCATGATTTCGGGCGTTATGTTCTATACAACACCTGGGCGGCGCGTCCCGTTGTGGGATCCGAAGGACTGAGTGCGGTCTCCTGGTCGCCGGTGATCGAACAATGGGGCGCCGCCCAGTTGCAGTCGCGATTCACCGAACGGAACGGGCGCGAGATGAACGCGCAGGACTACGCCGCATGGGCCGCCCTGCGCACGCTGGGCGAGGCGGTTACCCGTACCAACGCCAGCGATGTCGACACCCTGCGCGGCTATATCCTGTCTGATGAATTTGAACTGGCGGGCTTCAAGGGGCGTCCCCTGACCTATCGCGACTGGAACGGTCAACTGCGCCAGCCCATCGCCGTGGCGCATCCGCGTGCGCTGGTCGCGCAGGCCCCGCTTGAGGGGTTTCTGCATCGGGTCAATGAAATGGACAGTCTGGGTCTCGACCGCCCGGAAAGCACATGCGAGGTTTTCGAATGA
- the pedF gene encoding cytochrome c-550 PedF, whose product MTGTFGRSLALGTALAAAATLVLAHGDVAPQAVDTTGLPEVGEDWLTENPYRADKVGEDVWLRAIEIGASGYNQNCARCHGLEAVSGGLAPDLRYLEAEEYGDEWYAERFRDGYTQNGITKMPAFGELLGQEAAWAIRTYVEARPDEGALDDYTDELKGLRDQIAGYATDASGADQDALVARLSEIAAEVETGSGAPVADSVAYRAAYLIDGTPEGYKAAEEALTIGLSAAH is encoded by the coding sequence ATGACGGGTACATTTGGAAGATCACTTGCTCTGGGCACGGCTCTGGCCGCTGCCGCCACTCTGGTTCTGGCACATGGTGACGTGGCGCCACAAGCCGTGGACACAACCGGTCTGCCTGAGGTGGGCGAGGACTGGCTGACCGAAAACCCCTATCGCGCGGACAAGGTCGGTGAAGATGTCTGGCTGCGCGCGATCGAGATTGGCGCATCGGGATACAACCAGAACTGCGCACGCTGCCACGGTCTCGAAGCGGTTTCGGGCGGGCTGGCACCCGACCTGCGGTACCTTGAGGCAGAAGAATACGGCGACGAATGGTATGCCGAGCGTTTCCGCGATGGATACACCCAGAACGGCATCACCAAGATGCCCGCCTTTGGCGAGCTGCTGGGCCAGGAAGCTGCCTGGGCGATCCGGACCTATGTCGAAGCCCGGCCTGATGAAGGCGCGCTCGATGACTACACGGACGAACTCAAGGGCCTGCGGGATCAGATTGCCGGATATGCCACCGACGCGTCCGGTGCCGACCAGGATGCCCTTGTCGCCCGGCTGAGCGAGATTGCAGCCGAGGTGGAAACCGGGTCCGGCGCACCGGTAGCCGACAGTGTCGCCTACCGCGCGGCTTACCTGATTGATGGCACACCCGAAGGCTACAAGGCGGCTGAAGAGGCATTGACGATTGGTCTGTCCGCTGCACACTAG
- a CDS encoding tetratricopeptide repeat protein, whose translation MKQILSALLLGVMTASTGLADGFGTLNPDEMTWQNMLERAEKGETGMVICSMGYALTKSGDHISARTLFRNCANDGYTGAMTWMSQLDNNGLGGAYDPDAAAEWDRRAAEAGDPVGKFNYGIALMRGHGVTRDEALGRKLVDEAAGEGLEIAQRLQTAGYDLDEVTPDADDWKYAPLF comes from the coding sequence ATGAAACAGATCTTATCCGCTTTGCTTCTTGGTGTCATGACCGCCAGCACTGGTCTGGCCGATGGCTTTGGCACGCTTAACCCCGATGAAATGACCTGGCAAAACATGCTGGAGCGCGCCGAGAAAGGCGAAACTGGCATGGTGATTTGTTCGATGGGTTATGCCCTGACCAAATCGGGCGACCATATCTCTGCCCGAACGCTGTTCCGCAACTGCGCGAATGACGGCTACACGGGTGCCATGACCTGGATGAGCCAGCTTGACAATAACGGTCTGGGCGGGGCCTACGACCCTGACGCTGCCGCCGAATGGGACCGCCGCGCGGCAGAGGCCGGGGATCCTGTGGGCAAGTTCAACTATGGCATCGCACTGATGCGCGGCCACGGTGTGACCCGGGACGAGGCGCTGGGGCGCAAGCTGGTGGATGAGGCTGCGGGCGAGGGGCTGGAAATTGCGCAGCGGCTTCAAACCGCTGGTTATGACCTGGATGAGGTCACGCCGGATGCCGATGACTGGAAATACGCGCCATTGTTCTGA
- a CDS encoding ABC transporter substrate-binding protein, translating into MAKRILPTLSLVLSLLLTGQAQAADPCADYVPQAKPQNVGRDIVGQELDQIVEQGHMLFAVYEDYPPYSWQDGSTPRGVDVDIARLIAEDLGVEARFNFVAAGENLDADLRNNIWKGALIGGRISNVMMRVPYDSAFKCRVEQVVFTGQYAGESIAIAYSKADYPEDKPVPAYFRFDLVGVENDSISDFYLSGFVGGQLRANIRRYPSTGAAMGALDAGDVKAVMGPLAELEYGLTDTTAVHQPPLAGFAVSRWTLGVAVNFRYRPLSYAVDDAIFAALQDGRIAAIYASYGLSHSAPER; encoded by the coding sequence ATGGCCAAACGCATTCTTCCGACCCTTTCGCTGGTTCTGAGCCTGCTCCTGACGGGGCAGGCCCAGGCGGCTGACCCCTGTGCGGATTACGTCCCGCAAGCCAAGCCGCAGAATGTCGGACGCGACATCGTCGGCCAGGAACTCGACCAGATCGTCGAGCAGGGCCATATGCTCTTTGCCGTCTACGAGGATTATCCGCCCTATTCCTGGCAGGACGGCAGCACGCCGCGTGGCGTCGATGTCGACATCGCGCGCCTGATCGCCGAGGACCTGGGTGTCGAGGCACGGTTCAACTTTGTCGCCGCGGGCGAAAACCTGGACGCCGACCTGCGCAACAATATCTGGAAAGGCGCGCTGATCGGCGGTCGCATCTCCAATGTGATGATGCGCGTGCCCTACGACAGCGCCTTCAAGTGCCGGGTCGAACAGGTCGTGTTTACCGGCCAATACGCGGGCGAAAGCATCGCGATTGCCTATTCAAAAGCAGACTATCCCGAAGACAAGCCAGTCCCCGCCTATTTCCGGTTCGACCTCGTCGGGGTCGAGAACGACTCGATCTCTGACTTCTACCTCTCGGGCTTTGTTGGCGGTCAGCTGCGCGCGAACATCCGCCGCTACCCGTCCACAGGCGCCGCGATGGGGGCACTGGACGCGGGCGACGTCAAGGCCGTGATGGGGCCGCTGGCAGAGCTTGAGTATGGCCTGACCGACACAACCGCCGTTCATCAGCCACCACTGGCCGGTTTTGCAGTCAGCCGCTGGACACTGGGCGTGGCCGTCAACTTCCGCTACCGGCCATTGTCCTACGCCGTGGACGACGCGATTTTCGCCGCGCTTCAGGACGGACGCATCGCCGCGATTTACGCCAGCTATGGCCTCAGCCACAGCGCACCCGAACGATGA
- a CDS encoding YVTN family beta-propeller repeat protein, which translates to MIRIAVALALMAPAAHAGEIWVTNEKDDTISVISTETLEVVQTYETGERPRGIIFSKDYSRVYICASDSNAVQVMDPETGEILNDLPSGDDPEQFVLHPNDRHLYIANEDDAITTVVDTETRKVIAQIDVGVEPEGMAVSPDGKIAITTSETTNMAHWIDTETQKLFANTLVDSRPRHAEFVKDGTEMWVSSEIGGTITVFDVADQSEKAKIEFAVQGVHPDRVQPVGFEFTAGDTHAFVALGPSNHVAVVNAETYEVEEYILVGRRVWHMDFNADRSQLFTTNGVSGDVTVIDVASREAIKSIKVGRFPWGAAFRPTN; encoded by the coding sequence ATGATCAGAATTGCCGTTGCACTTGCCCTCATGGCCCCTGCCGCCCATGCTGGTGAAATCTGGGTCACCAATGAAAAGGACGACACGATCTCTGTGATTTCGACCGAGACGCTGGAGGTCGTCCAGACCTACGAAACCGGAGAAAGACCGCGCGGGATCATCTTTTCCAAGGATTATAGCCGGGTCTATATCTGCGCATCCGACAGCAATGCGGTACAGGTGATGGACCCGGAGACTGGCGAAATCCTAAACGATCTGCCGTCGGGCGACGACCCGGAGCAGTTCGTGCTGCATCCCAATGATCGCCACCTCTATATTGCCAACGAGGATGACGCGATAACCACGGTGGTCGATACCGAGACCCGCAAGGTGATCGCGCAGATCGACGTGGGCGTGGAGCCCGAGGGCATGGCGGTGTCGCCTGACGGCAAGATCGCCATAACCACATCAGAGACCACCAACATGGCGCACTGGATCGACACGGAGACGCAAAAGCTTTTTGCCAATACGCTGGTCGACAGCCGCCCGCGCCATGCGGAGTTCGTCAAGGACGGAACCGAAATGTGGGTCAGCTCCGAAATCGGGGGGACAATCACGGTATTCGACGTGGCGGATCAGTCCGAGAAGGCCAAGATCGAATTCGCCGTTCAGGGCGTCCATCCTGACCGCGTTCAACCCGTAGGCTTCGAGTTTACCGCGGGTGACACGCACGCTTTTGTCGCGCTTGGGCCGTCGAACCATGTCGCGGTGGTCAATGCCGAAACCTATGAGGTCGAGGAGTACATTCTCGTGGGCCGCCGGGTCTGGCACATGGACTTCAACGCGGATCGGTCGCAGCTGTTCACCACCAACGGTGTGTCGGGCGACGTGACGGTGATCGACGTGGCCTCTCGTGAGGCGATCAAATCCATCAAGGTAGGGCGTTTCCCTTGGGGTGCTGCCTTCCGCCCGACCAACTGA
- a CDS encoding ABC transporter permease produces the protein MTAYLTSLRAIVLREALRFIHQRERFIAALVRPLVWLLVFAAGFRAALGLSIIPPYQTYITYETYIVPGLCGMILLFNGMQSSLSLVYDREMGSMKLLLTSPLPRGWLLFCKLVGSTMISILQVYAFLAVAAVFGITMPGWGYVAVLPALLVAGLMLGALGLVLSSLIKQLENFAGVMNFVIFPMFFLSSALYPLWKMAESSELLHDICAVNPFTHAVELIRFALYLQFNGAALGWTCLAALVFTGAALLGYDPARTRIGRKT, from the coding sequence TTGACGGCCTATCTGACATCGCTCCGCGCCATCGTGTTGCGCGAGGCGCTGCGGTTCATCCACCAGCGCGAGCGGTTCATCGCCGCCCTTGTGCGCCCGCTGGTCTGGCTGCTGGTCTTTGCCGCCGGGTTCCGTGCCGCTCTCGGCCTCAGCATCATCCCGCCCTATCAGACCTACATTACCTACGAGACGTATATCGTGCCGGGTCTGTGCGGGATGATCCTGCTCTTCAACGGCATGCAATCGTCGCTGTCGCTGGTCTATGACCGCGAGATGGGGTCGATGAAGCTGTTGCTGACGTCGCCTCTGCCGCGGGGCTGGCTGCTGTTCTGCAAACTGGTGGGGTCTACCATGATCTCGATCCTTCAGGTCTATGCCTTTCTCGCCGTCGCGGCGGTTTTCGGAATCACCATGCCGGGCTGGGGCTATGTGGCCGTGCTGCCCGCGTTGCTGGTGGCCGGGCTGATGCTTGGGGCGCTGGGGTTGGTGCTGTCGAGCCTTATCAAGCAACTGGAGAATTTTGCAGGGGTTATGAATTTTGTCATCTTCCCGATGTTCTTTCTTTCGTCCGCGCTTTACCCGCTGTGGAAGATGGCGGAAAGCTCGGAGCTGCTGCATGACATCTGTGCGGTGAATCCCTTTACCCATGCGGTCGAACTGATCCGTTTCGCGCTGTATCTACAGTTCAATGGCGCGGCTCTGGGGTGGACCTGTCTTGCCGCGCTTGTCTTCACCGGGGCGGCGCTGCTGGGTTATGACCCGGCGCGCACGCGTATAGGACGAAAGACCTGA
- a CDS encoding ATP-binding cassette domain-containing protein produces MTGLRACDLNYSYGAKQALEDVSFEVGAGRFCALLGPNGAGKSTLFGLLTRLLVAPGGKIEIAGHDLARARRAALADLGIVFQQSTLDLDLTVRQNLSYFAALQGLSGRAVGARIDVALDQLEMRDRAGEKARALNGGHRRRTELARALLHDPAVLLLDEPTVGLDAAARASITAHAHRLAEGGKTILWATHLTDEVQPMDDLIILHRARVLSRGTARDVAGDMTLHERFLTLTGAAA; encoded by the coding sequence GTGACCGGGCTGCGCGCTTGCGATCTCAATTATTCCTATGGCGCAAAACAGGCGCTGGAGGACGTGTCGTTCGAGGTTGGGGCGGGTCGGTTCTGTGCGTTGCTCGGACCTAACGGTGCGGGCAAGTCCACGTTGTTCGGTTTGTTGACGCGGCTCCTTGTGGCACCCGGTGGGAAAATCGAAATTGCCGGTCATGATCTCGCCCGCGCACGGCGTGCCGCATTGGCCGACCTTGGGATCGTGTTTCAGCAAAGCACGCTGGACCTTGATCTGACAGTCCGCCAGAACCTGAGTTATTTCGCAGCTCTGCAGGGCTTGTCCGGGCGTGCCGTCGGCGCCCGCATTGACGTGGCACTCGACCAGCTGGAGATGCGGGATCGCGCAGGCGAAAAGGCGCGCGCGCTGAACGGCGGGCACCGGCGGCGCACCGAATTGGCGCGGGCTTTGTTGCATGATCCTGCGGTCCTGTTGCTGGACGAGCCCACCGTGGGCCTTGATGCTGCGGCGCGGGCGTCGATTACAGCGCATGCGCATCGGCTGGCCGAGGGCGGCAAGACCATTCTCTGGGCCACGCATCTGACGGACGAGGTGCAGCCAATGGACGATCTGATCATTCTGCACCGTGCCCGTGTCCTGAGCCGGGGCACGGCCCGTGACGTTGCGGGTGACATGACGTTGCACGAGCGGTTCCTGACGCTGACAGGGGCGGCGGCTTGA